A genomic region of Acidimicrobiia bacterium contains the following coding sequences:
- a CDS encoding carboxylesterase family protein, with translation MSAPRLDTASGTLEGVTVSAPDGSPVRRFLGIPYAGSPAGSHRWLRPLAPPSWAGIRPALAFGP, from the coding sequence GTGAGCGCGCCGCGGCTCGACACCGCGTCCGGCACGCTCGAGGGCGTGACCGTCTCGGCGCCCGACGGGAGCCCCGTGCGGCGGTTCCTCGGGATCCCGTACGCCGGGTCGCCGGCGGGGAGCCACCGGTGGCTGCGTCCCCTCGCCCCGCCGTCGTGGGCCGGCATCCGACCCGCGCTCGCCTTCGGTCCG
- a CDS encoding class II aldolase/adducin family protein: MAKVDASFTPRAMAPIGVELTDRQKLACLHRILAGLGFNENMAGHVTMIADSGGSLWASPWGLWWDEVRASDLCRVSPEGEVLDGRWDVSPAIFVHTELHRTRPDARVVVHNHPYHATLLATLGRLPEITHQAACMFDGALALVDEYQGQVLDRDASAWLAARVGAADGVILVSHGALVIGGSVEEATYRSATFDRMCRLTADALVSGHPTREIAPEHRAALKAAFRTHALDAYWNGAVRLLLADDASVLD, encoded by the coding sequence GTGGCGAAGGTCGACGCGTCCTTCACGCCCCGGGCCATGGCTCCGATCGGCGTCGAGCTCACCGACCGCCAGAAGCTCGCGTGCCTGCACCGGATCCTCGCCGGGCTCGGGTTCAACGAGAACATGGCCGGTCACGTGACCATGATCGCGGACTCGGGCGGCAGCCTCTGGGCCAGTCCCTGGGGGCTCTGGTGGGACGAGGTACGGGCGAGCGACCTCTGCCGGGTGTCACCGGAGGGTGAGGTGCTCGACGGACGGTGGGACGTCAGCCCCGCCATCTTCGTGCACACCGAGCTGCACCGGACCCGACCCGACGCCCGGGTCGTCGTGCACAACCACCCGTACCACGCCACGCTCCTGGCGACGCTCGGGCGCCTGCCGGAGATCACCCATCAGGCGGCGTGCATGTTCGACGGCGCCCTGGCCCTCGTGGACGAGTACCAGGGCCAGGTCCTCGACCGGGACGCCAGCGCCTGGCTGGCCGCACGAGTCGGCGCCGCCGACGGCGTGATCCTGGTCAGCCACGGGGCGCTGGTCATCGGCGGGTCGGTCGAGGAGGCGACCTACCGGTCGGCGACCTTCGATCGCATGTGCCGCCTCACCGCCGACGCGCTGGTCAGCGGGCACCCGACCCGGGAGATCGCCCCCGAGCACCGCGCCGCCCTGAAGGCCGCGTTCCGGACCCACGCGCTCGACGCCTACTGGAACGGCGCGGTGCGCCTGCTCCTGGCCGACGACGCCAGCGTGCTCGACTGA
- a CDS encoding amidohydrolase family protein has translation MESFGGGGQRRAEVTLLPDPEPREARFTVISTDDHVVEPPHMWEGRFPARLADHAPRVVAAEDGGERWLWNGELIANVGFNAVAGRPTTEYGFEPTRFDEMRRGTWDIHARIHDMDLNGVYASVCFPSFLPGFVGQRISLAPTEPELGLAAMRAWNDWMLEEWCGTDPDRMVALQLPWLRDPHVAAEEIRRNADRGFKAVTFSESPDKLGLPSIHTGYWDPFLAACEETATVVCLHVGSSSTSPSTTEDAPPETIAVLFFAYGMYAAVDWLYSRIPVRFPGIKICMSEGGIGWVAALMDRLDHCFEYQTGYLHTWEGVAETPTEVLQRNFWWCALDDESAWATRHRIGVDHLVVESDYPHADSTWPDTQAVLARQLAGMPDDEVRAVCWANAAALFRHPVPATARP, from the coding sequence ATGGAGTCGTTCGGGGGCGGCGGCCAGCGCCGGGCCGAGGTGACGCTCCTCCCCGACCCCGAGCCTCGCGAGGCGCGGTTCACGGTGATCTCGACCGACGATCACGTCGTCGAGCCGCCGCACATGTGGGAGGGCCGCTTCCCCGCCCGGCTCGCCGACCACGCGCCGCGGGTGGTCGCCGCCGAGGACGGCGGCGAGCGGTGGCTCTGGAACGGCGAGCTCATCGCCAACGTCGGGTTCAACGCCGTCGCCGGCCGACCGACCACCGAGTACGGGTTCGAGCCCACCCGGTTCGACGAGATGCGCCGAGGGACCTGGGACATCCACGCGCGCATCCACGACATGGATCTGAACGGCGTCTACGCCAGTGTGTGCTTCCCCTCGTTCCTACCCGGGTTCGTCGGCCAACGCATCTCGCTCGCCCCCACCGAACCCGAGCTCGGCCTCGCCGCGATGCGGGCCTGGAACGACTGGATGCTCGAGGAGTGGTGCGGCACGGACCCGGACCGCATGGTGGCGCTCCAGCTGCCCTGGCTGCGCGACCCGCACGTGGCCGCGGAGGAGATCCGACGCAACGCCGACCGTGGCTTCAAAGCCGTGACCTTCTCCGAGAGCCCCGACAAGCTCGGGCTCCCCTCGATCCACACCGGCTACTGGGACCCGTTCCTCGCCGCCTGCGAGGAGACCGCCACCGTGGTCTGCCTCCACGTCGGATCCTCGTCGACGTCTCCGTCGACGACCGAGGACGCGCCCCCGGAAACCATCGCCGTCCTCTTCTTCGCCTACGGCATGTACGCCGCCGTCGACTGGCTCTACTCGCGGATCCCGGTGCGGTTCCCGGGCATCAAGATCTGCATGTCGGAGGGCGGGATCGGCTGGGTCGCGGCGCTCATGGATCGCCTCGACCACTGCTTCGAGTACCAGACGGGCTACCTGCACACGTGGGAGGGCGTGGCCGAGACCCCGACCGAGGTCCTCCAGCGCAACTTCTGGTGGTGTGCGCTCGACGACGAATCGGCGTGGGCGACGCGCCACCGGATCGGGGTCGACCACCTGGTCGTCGAGTCCGACTACCCGCACGCCGACTCGACCTGGCCCGACACGCAGGCGGTCCTGGCCCGACAGCTCGCAGGAATGCCGGACGACGAGGTGCGCGCGGTGTGCTGGGCGAACGCCGCCGCGCTCTTCCGTCATCCGGTCCCGGCCACGGCACGCCCGTAG
- a CDS encoding methyltransferase domain-containing protein, whose protein sequence is MAVDRLFADPRLAELYDVLCRGRPDFSFYLPLVMAAGSVLDVGCGTGELLRLARQAGHPGRLCGLDPADAMLGQARSRSDIEWVLGDLASVAWDQEFDLVVMTGHAFQVLVDDDEIRASLIAIRSALTADGRFVFETRNPRVRAWEDWTTETPVAIARPGRAVVRYSRQVETPVIGDVVRFTQTFSSPGWDGPKKSSSTLRFLGEEELSSFLSGAGLGIEEQLGDWDRQPLTDASPEIITVTRRQ, encoded by the coding sequence ATGGCCGTTGATCGGCTGTTCGCCGATCCTCGTCTCGCCGAGCTGTATGACGTGCTCTGCCGAGGGCGACCCGACTTCAGCTTCTACCTGCCGCTCGTGATGGCCGCGGGCAGCGTGCTCGACGTCGGGTGCGGGACCGGTGAGCTGCTCCGCCTGGCCCGACAGGCCGGTCATCCTGGGCGGCTCTGCGGGCTCGATCCCGCCGACGCGATGCTCGGGCAGGCTCGGTCCCGCTCGGACATCGAGTGGGTCCTCGGTGACCTCGCGTCTGTCGCCTGGGATCAGGAGTTCGATCTGGTCGTCATGACCGGCCACGCCTTCCAGGTGCTCGTCGACGACGACGAGATCCGAGCATCGCTCATCGCAATCCGGTCCGCCCTCACGGCCGACGGGCGCTTCGTGTTCGAGACCCGCAACCCGCGAGTCCGAGCGTGGGAGGACTGGACGACGGAGACGCCGGTTGCGATCGCCCGGCCCGGCCGCGCGGTCGTCCGGTACTCGCGTCAGGTCGAGACGCCGGTCATCGGCGACGTCGTTCGCTTCACCCAGACCTTCTCCAGTCCCGGTTGGGACGGGCCGAAGAAGAGCTCGAGCACCTTGCGGTTCCTCGGCGAGGAGGAGCTGTCCTCGTTCCTGTCCGGCGCGGGCCTGGGGATCGAGGAGCAGCTCGGAGACTGGGACCGGCAGCCGCTCACCGACGCCAGCCCGGAGATCATCACGGTCACCAGACGGCAGTGA